A stretch of Oncorhynchus mykiss isolate Arlee chromosome 12, USDA_OmykA_1.1, whole genome shotgun sequence DNA encodes these proteins:
- the LOC110537530 gene encoding cytochrome c oxidase subunit 7B, mitochondrial translates to MRMSVDCFLNSFRYLSPTFFHFVLQGYLQTSSRANMFRFVKAALNVSAGQGARQVRLSSTHSPEFHAKYGTGLMIGGFAFCVSVWGFVLTQTGITWNLSPVGKVQPKPWREVEE, encoded by the exons ATGCGCATGAGCGTAGACTGCTTTTTAAATAGTTTCCGGTATTTGTCGCCAACGTTCTTCCATTTTGTTCTTCAAGGGTATCTACAAACCTCAAGTCGAGCCAACATGTTTCGGTTTGTTAAAGCAGCGCTGAACGTCTCCG CAGGACAAGGTGCCCGTCAAGTGAGGCTCAGTTCGACGCACTCCCCCGAATTCCATGCCAAGTATGGCACCGGCCTGATGATCGGAGGATTCGcgttttgtgtgtctgtctggggatTT GTACTGACACAAACCGGCATCACATGGAATCTGTCTCCAGTCGGCAAGGTCCAGCCTAAACCATGGAGGGAGGTAGAAGAATAA